From the genome of Brevinema andersonii, one region includes:
- the ligA gene encoding NAD-dependent DNA ligase LigA, whose product MSLERLHELRRLVEYHNKRYYQDDNPEISDAEYDKLFRELLDLEAAHPEAYSPDSPALRVGTAPLTQFVPYHHRYRMLSLSNAMTNAEFENFFNTVMSVHLPSLATPSIVLEYKFDGLALELVYKNGILTEASTRGDGEIGELVTENVRTIRNVPLKLEGSAPGDLVVYGEAVMLKKDFTELNNQRKTNNEKEFANPRNAAAGSIRLLDSRQSAERKLFFYAYDAKTEDKSSIIGIINTHTERINALKKLGFTVSPVLKIIHPGNLHEAYEFYRETESNRKDLPYEIDGIVAKAVMDEVREILGFAERFPKWAIAWKFEPEEAQTKLLNVEYEVGRTGAITPVAILEPVDLSGAMISRASLHNFDYITEHNFRIGDTVVVKRAGDVIPHIVRSIMEDRTSSACTIEEPKACPVCGSLTVRDTVKTNDDDRQHTRVIRCSNTACPGKVKARIRYFVSKQGLDIEGFGDRVVEELFNKGLLGSPIFQYTDSLASIFTLHQHKEKLISLEGFGEKSIDMLLSEINKAKTVSLSRFLQALGIRSIGTVSANKLAKSFLSLPSVERAYSQGGRESELIQHMKEAEKNIQEILAKPSINDKQKLSELRAIKATTAKSTLLGPSATEEIIKFFSDSHNQKELQLLFDTGFSVREEENYHNASLGDNPFIGKKILITGKSNRLLSREDMINFLSSLGAEPMAGVTRNTDFIIACAKPGPDKIRKALEYDIPILEEDDFFNQLDSNIIQKYRENQ is encoded by the coding sequence ATGAGTTTAGAACGCCTTCATGAATTACGTAGGTTGGTAGAATACCATAATAAACGTTATTATCAGGACGATAATCCAGAAATTTCGGATGCAGAATATGATAAACTGTTCCGAGAACTTTTAGACTTAGAAGCCGCTCATCCGGAAGCTTATAGTCCGGATTCACCGGCATTACGTGTAGGTACAGCCCCACTAACTCAGTTTGTTCCATACCACCATCGGTATCGAATGCTCAGCTTAAGCAATGCAATGACTAATGCCGAATTCGAAAATTTCTTTAACACAGTTATGAGTGTTCACTTACCTTCTTTAGCAACCCCTAGTATTGTTTTAGAATATAAATTTGACGGATTGGCACTGGAACTTGTGTATAAAAACGGTATTCTAACCGAAGCATCAACGCGCGGCGATGGCGAAATAGGCGAACTTGTCACCGAAAACGTGCGCACCATACGGAATGTTCCTTTGAAATTAGAAGGTTCAGCGCCCGGGGATCTTGTTGTTTACGGCGAAGCAGTAATGTTGAAAAAGGATTTTACTGAGCTTAATAATCAACGCAAAACCAATAATGAAAAAGAATTTGCTAATCCCAGAAATGCAGCTGCTGGAAGTATTCGTTTACTAGATTCTCGCCAATCAGCGGAACGAAAATTATTTTTTTATGCCTATGATGCGAAAACTGAAGATAAATCATCTATAATAGGAATAATTAACACTCATACAGAACGTATCAACGCTCTGAAAAAACTCGGGTTCACTGTGTCGCCTGTGCTTAAAATAATTCATCCCGGCAATCTTCATGAAGCTTATGAATTCTATCGAGAAACAGAAAGCAATCGAAAAGACCTTCCTTATGAAATAGACGGAATAGTCGCAAAAGCTGTTATGGACGAAGTCCGGGAAATTTTAGGTTTTGCGGAGCGTTTTCCTAAATGGGCTATCGCATGGAAATTCGAACCCGAAGAAGCACAAACCAAATTGCTGAACGTAGAATACGAAGTTGGACGCACCGGAGCTATAACACCAGTAGCTATTCTTGAGCCTGTGGATTTATCCGGAGCTATGATATCCCGTGCATCCCTTCACAATTTCGATTATATTACCGAACATAATTTCCGCATCGGTGATACTGTAGTTGTAAAGCGTGCTGGAGATGTCATTCCTCATATTGTCCGCTCTATCATGGAAGATAGGACTTCTTCTGCCTGCACTATAGAAGAACCTAAAGCATGCCCTGTATGCGGCAGCTTGACAGTGAGAGATACTGTAAAAACAAATGATGATGACCGTCAGCATACCCGCGTTATAAGGTGCTCTAATACAGCTTGTCCGGGCAAGGTAAAAGCACGTATTCGGTACTTTGTTTCAAAGCAAGGATTAGATATCGAAGGTTTTGGAGACCGTGTTGTTGAAGAATTGTTCAATAAAGGATTATTAGGATCACCGATATTTCAATATACCGATTCCTTAGCTTCCATTTTTACTCTTCATCAGCATAAAGAAAAATTAATTAGTCTTGAAGGATTTGGCGAAAAAAGTATCGATATGCTATTATCAGAAATCAATAAGGCTAAAACAGTATCATTATCACGTTTTCTACAAGCTCTAGGAATACGAAGCATCGGAACCGTTAGTGCTAACAAATTAGCAAAATCGTTTTTATCCCTACCGAGTGTCGAACGAGCTTACAGTCAAGGCGGCCGTGAATCTGAATTGATTCAACACATGAAAGAAGCAGAAAAAAATATTCAGGAAATTTTAGCAAAACCAAGCATCAATGATAAACAAAAGTTAAGCGAACTAAGAGCAATAAAAGCAACAACTGCAAAAAGTACTCTTCTTGGTCCCAGCGCTACTGAAGAAATAATTAAATTTTTTAGTGATTCCCATAATCAAAAAGAACTACAACTCCTATTTGATACTGGTTTTTCCGTACGTGAAGAAGAAAATTATCATAATGCCTCCTTAGGAGATAATCCTTTCATTGGCAAAAAAATTCTTATTACTGGTAAATCAAACCGTTTATTAAGTCGTGAAGATATGATTAATTTTTTGAGCAGCTTAGGCGCAGAACCTATGGCAGGAGTCACTCGAAATACAGATTTTATTATCGCCTGTGCAAAACCAGGACCAGACAAAATACGCAAAGCTTTGGAATATGATATCCCTATCCTTGAAGAAGATGATTTTTTTAATCAACTCGATTCAAATATTATACAAAAATACCGTGAAAATCAATGA
- the murB gene encoding UDP-N-acetylmuramate dehydrogenase: MLDSDKFCQILHRFLPDLDVKKEAFLSQYTTMQVGGSAKLMVFPCNKKQCCLLFSYLIQENIPYFILGRGSNIIVNDHGVNAVIINTQYLDWFAVDTADPYCITAGTGLELKDLSVKAQQLGLSGLEFTCGIPGSVGGAIFMNAGAYEEEIKNVLISSLVLHPKHGISMYSNKDHQFGYRHSIFAHEPCMILEAQFKLMPLASEEIIKKMKILTQKREDKQPLSLPSSGSVFKRPEGFFAGKLIADAGLQGFRIGGAKVSKKHAGFIINTGNATAQDVINLVCHIQQKVYEKFNVKLEPEIKFLEPDLTFRTFSF, encoded by the coding sequence ATGTTAGATTCAGATAAATTTTGCCAAATTCTGCATCGCTTTTTGCCAGATTTGGATGTCAAAAAGGAAGCTTTTTTATCTCAATATACTACCATGCAAGTAGGAGGAAGTGCTAAATTAATGGTATTTCCGTGTAACAAAAAACAATGTTGTTTGTTATTCTCATACTTGATACAAGAAAATATTCCTTATTTTATTTTAGGCAGGGGTTCTAATATCATTGTCAACGATCATGGAGTAAATGCAGTAATCATCAATACACAATATCTTGATTGGTTTGCAGTCGACACAGCTGATCCTTACTGTATCACAGCAGGTACAGGGCTAGAACTTAAAGATCTAAGTGTTAAAGCTCAACAATTAGGATTGAGCGGCTTGGAATTTACCTGCGGGATACCGGGTTCGGTAGGGGGAGCCATATTTATGAATGCCGGCGCATATGAAGAGGAAATAAAAAATGTTTTAATATCTTCACTAGTCCTGCACCCGAAACATGGTATTTCTATGTATAGTAATAAAGATCATCAATTTGGCTATCGTCATAGTATTTTTGCACATGAACCCTGTATGATTCTAGAAGCGCAGTTCAAGCTTATGCCGCTTGCTTCGGAAGAAATAATCAAAAAAATGAAAATTCTTACTCAAAAACGGGAAGACAAGCAACCTTTATCGTTGCCAAGTTCTGGAAGTGTTTTTAAGCGTCCTGAAGGATTTTTCGCCGGCAAGCTGATCGCTGATGCAGGTCTTCAAGGGTTCCGTATAGGAGGCGCTAAAGTATCAAAAAAACATGCAGGGTTCATCATCAACACCGGAAACGCTACTGCACAGGATGTTATTAACTTAGTTTGTCATATTCAACAAAAAGTATATGAAAAATTTAATGTCAAACTCGAACCTGAAATCAAATTTTTAGAACCTGACCTGACATTTAGAACATTTTCTTTTTAG
- a CDS encoding tetratricopeptide repeat protein: protein MGKVIKNPNPRAVDPSNQAPVIPPRESTPIPIKTESVENTANILQARVVAVEKFDSFLAQAEQAIKENKLNTALQHLLNLEITDFENFRVHELLADVYLLLGNLDLAKEQCIICANLMKIDKNDNLFSLKNFDELLSQAGNKKDAEKKFNEMMQKKLSQDDLFESTKTAFDLAAHYMAVHEYKKAETLLIAFRDRYIECLEENKD, encoded by the coding sequence ATGGGTAAAGTTATCAAAAATCCAAATCCTCGCGCAGTTGATCCATCTAATCAAGCTCCTGTAATTCCGCCGCGAGAATCAACTCCTATTCCTATAAAGACTGAATCAGTTGAAAATACGGCAAATATTCTGCAAGCTCGGGTTGTTGCTGTAGAAAAATTTGATTCTTTTCTCGCACAGGCAGAACAGGCTATTAAAGAAAATAAGCTTAATACTGCACTGCAGCATCTTCTTAATTTGGAAATCACCGATTTCGAAAATTTCCGTGTTCATGAGCTACTTGCTGATGTTTATTTATTGTTAGGTAATTTGGATTTAGCTAAAGAACAATGTATTATTTGTGCTAATTTGATGAAGATAGATAAAAATGATAATTTATTCAGTCTTAAAAATTTTGATGAACTGCTAAGTCAAGCCGGGAATAAAAAAGATGCAGAAAAAAAATTTAATGAAATGATGCAGAAAAAGCTTTCGCAAGATGATCTTTTTGAAAGTACAAAAACAGCTTTTGATTTAGCTGCACATTATATGGCAGTGCACGAATATAAAAAAGCAGAAACATTATTAATTGCTTTTCGAGATCGATATATTGAATGTTTGGAGGAAAATAAAGACTAA
- a CDS encoding isochorismatase family protein: protein MRLLASNTTALGVDIQEKFVPHISKYDQMLDRIRMLIQGLQILDIKIAVTEQNPQKLGPTVSSVEELLKNFNPIEKIEFSCYDSVDYKSWLDQNPCQNILLFGIETHVCVLQTAVDLKQAGYNPVVVEDAVSSRSDENKAIAFKRFDLEHVMVTSVESVLFELLRSFSNPIAKRILQLVK from the coding sequence ATGCGTCTATTGGCATCTAATACAACAGCACTAGGAGTTGATATTCAAGAGAAGTTTGTGCCTCATATTAGTAAATATGATCAAATGCTTGATCGCATTAGAATGTTAATTCAAGGCTTGCAAATTTTAGATATAAAAATTGCGGTTACTGAACAAAATCCTCAAAAATTAGGACCTACTGTTTCTTCTGTTGAGGAGTTGTTGAAAAATTTTAACCCTATAGAAAAAATAGAATTTAGTTGTTATGATTCTGTGGACTATAAAAGCTGGCTAGACCAAAATCCTTGTCAAAATATATTATTATTTGGAATAGAAACACATGTATGTGTCTTACAGACAGCTGTCGATTTAAAGCAAGCTGGTTACAATCCGGTGGTTGTTGAAGATGCTGTATCATCACGCTCAGATGAAAACAAAGCTATAGCATTTAAGCGTTTTGATTTGGAGCATGTTATGGTAACTTCTGTAGAGAGTGTATTATTTGAATTACTGAGATCATTTTCTAATCCTATTGCTAAAAGAATTTTGCAACTTGTTAAATAA
- a CDS encoding fibronectin type III domain-containing protein — translation MKKEWIIIFFVLFFSSCAKTKLIDKTLNEFQAKASKNFDDHIEVTWTKNDFYKHYQVLRSETDLGTFKSISGLINNDQFKDYDVTSGKTYYYKVRAYNNINTPLYTTEATDGFSGTMVSQPPPSNVRTVEGKSPIMIRLEWDRVNDADAYKVYRSMNPDVMTDPDMLGAGWKEVAIVRYPFYEDDDVVAGSYYYYRVGSVARRSDGSYGPVSSGFSSPIQGYTFGGDAGLSSTAGAFYDKIVLTWITLPTVKQYIVYRSEDKNVIGIPVATLAASESPTYSDYTAESEKIYYYTLLYNNDYTLRQSRTVKSYKKTDTAPPMPENFQVSQGTDSINVVLTWSKVDSAKGYTIFRSSSQNGPYEEIATINDKDVVTYRDTPPTGSYIYYYKISAFNPAPGSETTPLQGWVNRPPSNVTASTGFGNKVVLSWDPVPGATQYNIDFSESRDGSYTRAGYVAGGSGRDRVSFSHDINIGDLSSKEYYYKVQVNAGSVSDWSEPILGKIQKIGQPQNFRILNNKTSTERTLTMEWDAVPNAEQYNIYRATLKHAGASVEHLTLNDYKKVATVNDTGYQAPLNTVPLRRYVYRVVAVDGGGAEGVGSLSGIAYRLPVDIDEFLLDVDFTIIHAQTQIRGFGDNGSSGSIPGRYKGMYYYNASMSGARSRWDNYISFEVQLTGNPSISISISPMGAYMTGPVSISGLYTGTVTYNNFLGAPGGYAIGGSLTAVYNHPVHGTLQKIYSYTDAGFLRSVVLKTENKPTHSGILALFEEGGG, via the coding sequence ATGAAAAAAGAATGGATAATTATATTTTTTGTTTTGTTTTTCAGTTCGTGTGCAAAAACAAAGTTGATTGATAAAACGCTTAATGAGTTTCAAGCAAAAGCCAGTAAAAATTTTGATGATCATATTGAAGTTACATGGACAAAAAATGATTTCTACAAGCACTATCAAGTACTCCGTAGCGAAACAGATTTAGGAACGTTTAAATCCATTTCTGGCCTAATTAATAACGATCAGTTTAAAGATTATGATGTTACATCAGGGAAAACATATTACTATAAAGTGCGTGCCTATAATAATATTAATACTCCGCTTTATACGACTGAGGCCACTGATGGTTTTTCGGGCACTATGGTGAGCCAGCCTCCACCAAGTAATGTCCGCACAGTAGAAGGTAAGTCACCAATTATGATCCGATTGGAATGGGATAGGGTTAATGATGCAGATGCTTATAAAGTTTATCGTTCGATGAATCCTGATGTTATGACGGATCCAGATATGTTAGGAGCGGGTTGGAAAGAAGTAGCAATTGTACGTTATCCCTTTTATGAAGATGATGATGTTGTTGCAGGATCCTATTATTATTATCGTGTTGGTTCTGTTGCTCGGCGCAGTGACGGTAGTTATGGACCTGTGAGTTCGGGATTTTCATCTCCTATACAAGGATATACATTTGGTGGGGATGCAGGGTTGTCTTCTACTGCAGGGGCGTTTTATGATAAAATTGTATTGACATGGATTACTCTGCCTACGGTTAAGCAGTATATAGTATACCGTTCGGAAGATAAAAATGTTATCGGTATACCGGTTGCAACCTTGGCTGCATCCGAATCTCCTACTTATTCCGATTATACAGCGGAATCGGAAAAAATATATTACTATACACTGCTTTATAATAATGACTATACATTGCGTCAGAGCCGGACGGTAAAAAGCTATAAAAAAACAGATACTGCACCTCCAATGCCTGAAAATTTTCAGGTTTCGCAGGGAACGGATTCTATTAATGTTGTGCTCACTTGGAGTAAAGTTGATTCTGCTAAGGGGTATACTATTTTTAGATCCTCCAGCCAAAATGGCCCTTATGAAGAAATAGCGACTATTAATGATAAAGATGTTGTTACTTATAGGGATACTCCGCCTACAGGTTCATATATTTATTATTATAAAATATCGGCATTTAATCCTGCTCCGGGATCCGAAACTACACCACTTCAGGGTTGGGTGAATCGTCCGCCTTCTAATGTTACGGCTTCAACCGGTTTTGGTAATAAAGTAGTTTTGTCTTGGGATCCTGTTCCCGGTGCAACGCAATATAATATTGATTTTTCTGAGTCACGTGATGGTTCGTATACACGTGCTGGGTATGTTGCTGGCGGATCCGGTCGGGATAGGGTTTCTTTTAGTCATGATATTAATATTGGGGATCTTTCCTCTAAAGAATACTATTATAAAGTTCAAGTTAATGCCGGTTCTGTGAGTGATTGGTCGGAGCCTATTTTGGGGAAAATCCAAAAAATAGGGCAACCTCAAAATTTCCGTATTCTTAATAATAAAACATCAACGGAACGTACGTTAACAATGGAATGGGATGCTGTTCCTAATGCTGAACAATATAATATCTATCGTGCCACATTGAAACATGCAGGTGCTAGTGTAGAGCATTTGACACTAAATGATTATAAAAAAGTAGCAACTGTTAATGATACTGGTTATCAAGCTCCTTTGAATACTGTGCCTTTGCGGCGTTATGTATACCGTGTTGTAGCTGTAGATGGCGGTGGTGCAGAAGGTGTCGGATCATTATCAGGTATTGCCTATCGCTTGCCTGTTGATATTGATGAATTTTTATTGGATGTTGATTTTACTATTATTCATGCCCAAACACAAATTAGAGGTTTTGGAGATAACGGCAGTAGTGGTAGTATTCCAGGGCGTTATAAGGGGATGTACTATTATAATGCCAGTATGTCAGGTGCCAGAAGCCGATGGGATAATTATATTAGTTTTGAAGTACAGCTTACTGGTAATCCGTCAATTAGTATCAGTATATCGCCTATGGGTGCTTATATGACAGGACCTGTAAGTATTTCTGGTTTGTATACTGGTACGGTTACTTATAATAATTTTCTTGGAGCTCCCGGAGGATATGCTATTGGCGGAAGTTTGACTGCTGTTTATAACCATCCGGTACATGGCACATTGCAAAAAATATATAGTTATACTGATGCGGGATTTTTGCGTTCGGTGGTGCTGAAAACGGAAAATAAACCCACTCATAGTGGTATTTTGGCGTTGTTTGAGGAAGGCGGGGGTTAA
- a CDS encoding fibronectin type III domain-containing protein, which translates to MTETKAVVLLSLTVSQETSTQGIVLDWSSQWDFVTFNIHRGENDSDLVLFRSNIVQTSWLDEDTIPGKLYFYQVVAYNGSGRIIGQSPVLSGKRAYISFDKVIAPENLKASIDKYSDRIELYWFGGAQDRFRIYRSDKSQGTYRQISETGGIFYTDRSTQPGATYYYKITAVGVDIDGKVKEREMIGQPQQGRTLNAPQGLSASKNSRNFVGAIELSWDEDKTVEYYKVYRSSFQDGSYSLVAPFVIGNKYVDWALPDLKGSYEGSYFKYPSYFYKIVAVKNSQDSGASTAVEGSAINPDDLFRAPQVKVEIDKSSYPYTVKISWSAVESGNLTYILSKKESTGSTRMVPVSTTSTMCIVSNEPLGTRVEYVVQAINPNAGNLAGEEGTAVYQSLTPAPPVIKTITTNARKYMTNKVESTNIKTYIYWKSWGSLKESMVGTVEKWWKITSTVGNISLTWEKKDNSETIDSYNIYRKGPNEGEYVKINKNPVTDLQYNDTEFNESQYKGSFVNGSFKYPMYSYKIAAVANGNESILSEIPEEGSAINPKDILPAPEHLGIPHNWASGTGWGNTTIVKGSNTTTGDLNVDKYAYGIDQVPSKGGSSNFLWLVWKAVSGASHYQVRHSRGELLEDWYTHSTVQDTKLWLNNEMMTSSMTGLYVLSDFFGYSRENAAFEVIPMNQNAGGLLGDTIGIWFNEPVNKPNGY; encoded by the coding sequence ATGACGGAAACAAAAGCCGTTGTATTATTATCATTAACTGTTTCGCAAGAAACATCAACACAAGGTATTGTTCTTGACTGGTCATCCCAGTGGGATTTTGTTACGTTTAATATTCATAGAGGAGAAAACGATAGCGATTTAGTGCTTTTCAGGAGCAATATTGTACAAACTTCATGGCTCGATGAGGATACTATTCCCGGAAAACTATATTTTTATCAAGTTGTTGCTTATAACGGGTCAGGCCGGATAATTGGTCAATCACCGGTTTTATCTGGTAAGCGTGCATATATTTCATTTGATAAAGTTATTGCTCCAGAAAATCTTAAAGCTTCTATTGACAAGTACAGCGACAGAATCGAGCTTTATTGGTTCGGCGGGGCACAGGATCGTTTTCGTATTTACCGATCTGATAAGTCGCAGGGTACTTATCGGCAAATTTCTGAGACAGGCGGTATTTTTTATACTGATAGATCAACTCAGCCAGGTGCTACGTATTATTATAAAATTACGGCGGTAGGCGTTGATATTGATGGCAAGGTTAAAGAACGTGAAATGATCGGCCAACCTCAACAAGGACGTACTTTAAATGCCCCACAAGGGCTTTCCGCTTCTAAAAATAGTCGTAATTTTGTTGGAGCTATAGAGCTTTCTTGGGATGAAGATAAAACTGTTGAATATTATAAAGTATATCGTTCTTCTTTTCAGGATGGGAGCTACTCGCTAGTGGCACCTTTTGTGATTGGAAATAAGTATGTTGATTGGGCGTTACCTGATCTTAAAGGATCATATGAGGGATCGTATTTTAAATATCCTTCTTATTTCTATAAGATAGTGGCTGTTAAAAATTCTCAGGATTCGGGTGCTAGTACGGCCGTTGAAGGATCAGCTATTAATCCAGATGATTTATTTCGAGCACCACAGGTCAAGGTGGAAATTGATAAATCTTCTTATCCATACACTGTTAAAATTTCATGGTCTGCTGTCGAATCAGGAAATCTTACGTATATTTTGTCTAAAAAGGAAAGTACAGGAAGTACACGGATGGTTCCTGTGTCTACCACCTCAACAATGTGTATTGTGTCTAATGAACCTTTAGGGACGCGTGTAGAATATGTTGTTCAGGCTATTAATCCTAATGCAGGTAATTTAGCAGGAGAAGAAGGAACAGCGGTGTATCAAAGCTTGACTCCAGCACCTCCTGTCATTAAAACAATCACTACCAATGCTCGAAAATATATGACTAATAAGGTTGAATCAACAAATATTAAAACTTATATATATTGGAAAAGTTGGGGGAGCCTGAAAGAATCTATGGTGGGGACTGTAGAAAAATGGTGGAAAATCACATCGACAGTTGGGAATATTTCTTTAACTTGGGAAAAGAAAGATAATTCTGAAACTATTGATTCTTACAATATCTATCGTAAAGGTCCAAATGAAGGGGAGTATGTAAAAATAAACAAAAATCCAGTAACTGATTTACAATATAATGATACTGAGTTTAATGAAAGCCAGTATAAAGGTAGTTTTGTTAACGGCAGTTTTAAATATCCAATGTATTCTTATAAAATTGCGGCGGTTGCCAATGGAAATGAAAGTATACTGAGTGAAATTCCTGAAGAGGGTTCGGCAATTAATCCTAAAGATATTCTTCCAGCTCCTGAACATTTAGGAATTCCACACAACTGGGCTAGCGGAACAGGGTGGGGGAATACCACTATTGTTAAAGGAAGCAACACTACAACAGGTGATCTGAATGTTGATAAATATGCATATGGTATTGATCAAGTTCCAAGTAAAGGTGGGTCAAGTAATTTCCTATGGCTGGTTTGGAAGGCTGTATCTGGAGCTTCTCATTATCAAGTGCGGCATTCTCGAGGAGAACTTTTAGAAGATTGGTATACCCACAGTACTGTTCAGGATACAAAACTATGGCTTAATAATGAAATGATGACTTCCAGTATGACAGGATTGTATGTATTGAGTGATTTTTTTGGATATTCGCGTGAAAATGCTGCTTTTGAGGTGATTCCTATGAATCAAAATGCAGGCGGTTTATTAGGTGATACTATAGGAATTTGGTTCAATGAGCCTGTCAATAAACCTAACGGATATTAG
- a CDS encoding PTS transporter subunit EIIB: protein MDKKKLNVQFLSTIQDLMLFLGGEKNILKIDNCLSRIRVTLSNINICANDQLFLNLNASGIVRTGKEIHLIFGPQSALIKQNLEIFKETLEDHETILLLQALQGPDNIKNIEIINNMLVFQLYNNENTMIPYYNNFFTLKTLENNNIITWNDQHISAQNIVDRLQSAINFWDFIIAQKIYTILSEEKILSIQNNSSEVLIEIQNSELISLDHLKNIGLTVKIYPEENIISIIYTRTANLKEILIKTMYTLKI from the coding sequence ATGGATAAAAAAAAATTAAATGTTCAATTTTTATCAACAATTCAAGATTTGATGTTATTTTTAGGGGGAGAAAAAAACATTCTCAAAATAGATAACTGCTTATCACGGATCAGAGTAACGCTAAGTAATATTAATATATGCGCAAATGATCAACTTTTTCTTAATCTCAATGCGAGCGGCATAGTACGTACCGGCAAGGAAATCCATCTTATATTTGGTCCTCAAAGCGCACTAATCAAACAAAATTTAGAAATTTTTAAAGAAACTTTGGAGGATCATGAAACTATTTTATTACTGCAAGCACTGCAAGGACCAGATAATATCAAAAATATAGAAATTATTAATAACATGTTAGTATTTCAATTATATAATAATGAAAATACTATGATTCCATATTATAATAACTTCTTTACATTGAAAACTCTAGAAAATAATAATATTATCACATGGAATGATCAGCATATATCTGCTCAAAATATTGTTGACCGTCTTCAATCTGCCATTAATTTTTGGGATTTTATTATTGCACAAAAAATTTATACTATACTGTCTGAAGAAAAAATCTTAAGCATACAAAATAATTCTTCTGAAGTCTTGATAGAAATACAAAATTCGGAACTAATATCTTTAGATCATTTAAAAAATATAGGACTGACAGTAAAAATATACCCAGAGGAAAATATTATTTCGATTATATACACACGTACTGCCAATCTCAAAGAAATACTAATAAAAACAATGTATACTTTAAAAATTTAA
- a CDS encoding acylneuraminate cytidylyltransferase family protein produces the protein MKNIAFLPLRGGSKSIILKNIKLLNGIPLAYYALDAAVACPYIEVVVVATDSDEIKTVIQEYASDKLLIIGRSELVSTDTSPTIDVLLEFAEQYSFETVTLIQATSPLVSPEDLMGGWALFQQGYDSVLSVTRQHRFIWDEQTRVPNYDLYNKPRRQDWKGILVENGAFYISSYNQIIGSKAVISGNIGLYEMAPETYVELDEPYDWIVMEQLIKNKN, from the coding sequence ATGAAAAATATAGCTTTTCTTCCTTTGAGAGGTGGGAGTAAATCGATTATACTCAAAAATATCAAGCTGCTTAATGGCATACCCTTAGCGTACTATGCGCTGGATGCTGCTGTGGCTTGCCCGTATATTGAAGTTGTTGTTGTGGCTACTGACAGTGATGAAATTAAAACGGTTATTCAAGAATATGCTTCTGATAAGTTGTTAATTATTGGACGTTCTGAACTGGTATCGACTGATACTTCTCCTACAATTGATGTTTTATTGGAATTTGCTGAGCAGTATTCTTTTGAAACTGTTACTTTAATTCAAGCAACATCCCCTTTGGTATCTCCAGAAGATTTGATGGGAGGGTGGGCGTTATTTCAACAAGGTTATGACAGTGTATTATCAGTTACGCGGCAGCATCGGTTTATATGGGATGAACAAACACGCGTGCCTAATTATGATTTGTATAATAAGCCACGCCGTCAAGATTGGAAGGGTATTTTGGTAGAGAACGGTGCTTTTTATATTTCTTCTTATAATCAGATAATCGGCTCAAAGGCGGTTATATCAGGAAATATCGGCTTATATGAGATGGCTCCTGAAACTTATGTGGAACTTGATGAGCCTTATGATTGGATTGTAATGGAGCAACTGATAAAAAATAAGAATTAA